Proteins from a genomic interval of Diaminobutyricimonas aerilata:
- a CDS encoding citrate synthase: MSDDAAKATLTFPGGTAEFPIHRSVDGNPSIDISTFTKQTGYTALDYGFVNTAATRSAITYIDGDQGVLRYRGYAIEDVAANSTYLEVAWLLIYGELPTPSELSEFEERIRRHTLLHEDLRRFFDALPHTAHPMSVLSSAVSALSTFYEGSLSVRDPEQIEISTIRLLAKLPVIAAYAHKKSLGQAFLYPDNSLSFVENFLKLNFGTMAEPYEVDPVLSKALDRLLILHEDHEQNASTSTVRLVGSTEANLFASISAGINALYGPLHGGANEAVLKMLGEIRDSGESVERFIERVKNKEQGVKLMGFGHRVYKNFDPRARLVKQSADEVLEALGVQDPLLDIAKQLEEAALADDYFVERRLYPNVDFYTGVIYKAMGFPTRMFTVLFAIGRLPGWIAHWREMNTDPATKIGRPQQLYTGAPARDWPQR, encoded by the coding sequence GTGAGCGACGACGCAGCCAAGGCCACACTGACCTTCCCCGGCGGAACGGCCGAGTTCCCGATCCACCGGAGCGTCGACGGCAACCCGAGCATCGACATCTCGACGTTCACGAAGCAGACCGGGTACACCGCTCTCGACTACGGCTTCGTCAACACCGCCGCCACCCGCAGCGCGATCACCTACATCGACGGCGACCAGGGCGTTCTGCGGTACCGCGGCTACGCGATCGAGGACGTCGCGGCGAACTCCACGTATCTCGAGGTCGCCTGGCTGCTGATCTACGGCGAGCTGCCCACGCCGAGCGAGCTGAGCGAGTTCGAGGAGCGGATCCGCCGTCACACGCTCCTGCACGAGGACCTGCGTCGCTTCTTCGACGCGCTGCCGCACACCGCGCATCCGATGTCGGTGCTCTCGAGCGCCGTGTCGGCGCTGTCGACGTTCTACGAGGGCTCGCTGAGCGTGCGCGACCCCGAGCAGATCGAGATCTCGACCATCCGGCTGCTCGCGAAGCTGCCCGTCATCGCCGCGTACGCGCACAAGAAGAGCCTCGGCCAGGCGTTCCTGTACCCCGACAACTCGCTGAGCTTCGTCGAGAACTTCCTCAAGCTGAACTTCGGCACCATGGCCGAGCCGTACGAGGTCGACCCCGTGCTGTCGAAGGCGCTCGACCGCCTGCTGATCCTGCACGAGGACCACGAGCAGAACGCGTCGACGTCGACCGTGCGTCTCGTCGGCTCGACCGAGGCGAACCTGTTCGCCTCGATCTCGGCCGGCATCAACGCCCTCTACGGCCCGCTGCACGGCGGGGCGAACGAGGCCGTGCTCAAGATGCTCGGCGAGATCCGCGACTCCGGCGAGAGCGTCGAGCGTTTCATCGAGCGGGTGAAGAACAAGGAGCAGGGCGTCAAGCTCATGGGCTTCGGTCACCGCGTCTACAAGAACTTCGACCCGCGCGCCCGGCTCGTCAAGCAGAGCGCCGACGAGGTGCTCGAGGCGCTCGGCGTGCAGGACCCGCTGCTCGACATCGCGAAGCAGCTGGAAGAGGCCGCGCTGGCCGACGACTACTTTGTCGAGCGGCGTCTCTACCCGAACGTCGACTTCTACACGGGCGTGATCTACAAGGCGATGGGCTTCCCCACGCGCATGTTCACCGTGCTGTTCGCGATCGGCCGCCTGCCCGGCTGGATCGCCCACTGGCGCGAGATGAACACCGACCCGGCCACGAAGATCGGCCGCCCGCAGCAGCTCTACACGGGCGCCCCCGCGCGCGACTGGCCCCAGCGCTGA